Part of the Rhodococcus sp. OK302 genome is shown below.
GGGTGGAGCCGATTCGCTTGCTCTGACGGCGGCTGCCGTGGCCGAGGCGGAGTCGGTTGACGCGTTGATCGTCGACCACCGCCTGCAGGAGGGTTCGGGCGATGTCGCTCGTGTTGCCGCAGATCAGGCCCTGGCATTGGGAGTCCGATCAGTTCACGTGCTGGCAGTTGACGTGGACCGCAGTGGAAGCCTCGAGGCGGCAGCCCGTGATGCGCGCTACCGGGCCCTGGACGGTGCCAGGGGAGACTTGCCGGTCCTTCTCGGGCACACTCTCGACGATCAGGCAGAAACGGTTCTCCTCGGGCTTGCCCGGGGATCCGGTGGCCGTTCCATTCAGGGAATGCAGGCCTTCGACGATCCGTGGGGCCGCCCACTGCTCGGTGTGCGACGGTCGGTAACCCGAGCAGCGTGCGTCGACCTGTCGATCACGCCCTGGGAAGACCCACACAACACCAACGACGAGTTCACTCGCGTCCGGTTGCGGCATGAGGCCCTGCCACTTCTCGAAGAGATCCTCGGAGGCGGCGTTGCCGAGGCATTGGCTCGCACCGCAGTGCAATTGCGTGAGGACGGAGAGGTCCTCGACGAACGTGCCGCGACTGTTCGTGGGCGCGTTGTTGTCGACGAGGGAGTGGAAGTCGCCACACTCGCGGATTCGGCGAGCGCGATCCGCCGACGCGTCATTCGGAGCTGGCTACATGAACGCGGCGCAAAAGCATTGACGGACAAGCAGTTACGTGCCGTCGACGCGCTGGTTACCGATTGGCGTGGGCAGGGTGGTGTCGCGATCGGCGGCGGAACCCCGGAGGCGAGGTTGGTGGTGGTCCGTCGACGTGGCAGGCTGATCGTTGGATTCGAAGACCGACGAAGGGTTTGACGCGTGTACGAGGGTGACATCGCATCGGTATTGATCTCGGAAGACCAGATTCGCCAGCGAACGGCAGAACTGGCTGAGGAGATTGCCAAGCGCTACCCGGTCGGTGCACCCGAGGGTGACCTGCTGTTGATCGGTGTCCTCAAGGGCGCTGTTTTCTTCATGACGGACTTCGCGCGAGCCCTGCCGATTCCGTCGCAGATGGAATTCATGGCCGTCAGCTCCTACGGTTCCTCGACCTCCTCTTCGGGCGTTGTGCGCATCCTCAAGGACCTCGACAAGGACATCGCCGGCCGCCACGTGCTGATCGTCGAGGACATCATCGACTCCGGTCTCACACTCTCGTGGTTGATGCGCAACCTCAAGACTCGCAACCCCGCTTCGCTCGAGGTTGTCACGCTGCTCCGCAAGCCTGACGCCGTGAAGATCGACGTCGACGTTCGTGACGTCGGGTTCGACATTCCCAACGAATTTGTTGTCGGATACGGCCTCGATTACGCCGAGCGTTACCGCGATCTGCCGTACATCGGTCTGCTCGATCCCGAGGTTTACGGCGGCTGAGGCCGCTCACTCGTTAACACCTTCGCCTCGGGGGGCGATTTTCTCGGTGCCTGCGCTCGATTGGGCAGGCACCGAGAACAAATGTGGAGGTAGTAGACCTGATGGGTCTCATGGATGGTTTGATCGGCAACGCTGGAAAGATCGATCCAGCGGCAGCACATCAGGAGTACGCGCGTCTGCTCGGAAACGGTGAGCAGATTCATGCGGCGTATCAGCTGGTCCGCGACGCATTCCTGTTCACCAATCGTCGTCTGCTGTTCGTCGACAAACAGGGGTTGACGGGCAGGAAAATCGAGTATCGCAGCGTGCCGTACCGCTCGATTACGCAGTTTGCCGTCGAGACGGCGGGAACCTTCGATCTTGATGCTGAGCTCAAGAT
Proteins encoded:
- the hpt gene encoding hypoxanthine phosphoribosyltransferase; its protein translation is MYEGDIASVLISEDQIRQRTAELAEEIAKRYPVGAPEGDLLLIGVLKGAVFFMTDFARALPIPSQMEFMAVSSYGSSTSSSGVVRILKDLDKDIAGRHVLIVEDIIDSGLTLSWLMRNLKTRNPASLEVVTLLRKPDAVKIDVDVRDVGFDIPNEFVVGYGLDYAERYRDLPYIGLLDPEVYGG
- a CDS encoding PH domain-containing protein, which produces MGLMDGLIGNAGKIDPAAAHQEYARLLGNGEQIHAAYQLVRDAFLFTNRRLLFVDKQGLTGRKIEYRSVPYRSITQFAVETAGTFDLDAELKIWISGSATPIQKQFTKQVDIYEVQAILSHFVVS
- the tilS gene encoding tRNA lysidine(34) synthetase TilS, with product MLLPETAALLELRLAVRAWLRLYGPSGGAERAGMSPAVVVALSGGADSLALTAAAVAEAESVDALIVDHRLQEGSGDVARVAADQALALGVRSVHVLAVDVDRSGSLEAAARDARYRALDGARGDLPVLLGHTLDDQAETVLLGLARGSGGRSIQGMQAFDDPWGRPLLGVRRSVTRAACVDLSITPWEDPHNTNDEFTRVRLRHEALPLLEEILGGGVAEALARTAVQLREDGEVLDERAATVRGRVVVDEGVEVATLADSASAIRRRVIRSWLHERGAKALTDKQLRAVDALVTDWRGQGGVAIGGGTPEARLVVVRRRGRLIVGFEDRRRV